CGACAACGCCAAGAACCTCCAAGTCAAATGTGTCTATCAGCTCGGTGAGATCGGCAGCTTCCAGACGGGGCCGGTGGTGTACCAGGGCCGCATGTACATCACCACACCGCGCAACACCTACGCGCTGAAGGCCGATACCTGTACCAAACTCTGGGAATACGACTACACGCCCAAGGGACCGGAACCCCAGCCCGCCAACCGCGGCGTCGCCCTCTACGACGGCAAACTGTTCCGGGGAACGACCGACGGCCACCTGCTCGCGCTGGACGCGGCCAACGGCAAGGTGCTGTGGGACAACTGGGTGGCGGACAGTGCCAAGGGTTACTTCCTGTCGGCGGCCCCCATCGCCGCGAACGGGCTGGTCTTTATCGGCGAAGCGGGGGCGGACTGGGGCGCCAACGGGCATGTCCGGGCCTTCGACGCGAACACCGGCAAACCCGTCTGGACCTTCGACGTGATTCCCACCGGCAACCAGCCGGGCGCGGATACCTGGAAGAGGGGGGCGGAACACGGCGGCGGCTCCATCTGGACTTCCCTGACGCTCGATCCGCCCAACGACCTGCTGTACGTGAGCATCGGCAACCCCGCGCCGGACTTCAACGGGGGCCTGCGGCCCGGCGACAACCTCTACACCGACTCGGTGGTCGTGCTGAACGCGAAGACCGGCAAGCTCGCCTGGTACGCCCAGCAGGTGCCGCACGACACCCACGACTGGGACACGGCGGCGGCGCCCATCGTCTACGACCTGGACGGCGGGAAGTACATGGCGGTGGCCAACAAGGGCGGCTGGCTGTACCTCTACGACCGCGTGACCCACAAGCTGATCAGCAAGCAGCAGACGACCACCCACCTGAACTCGGACAAGCCGGTCAGCCTGACCGGGCGCCGCGACTGCCCCGGCATCCTGGGCGGCGTGGAGTGGAATGGCCCGGCGCTCGATCCCCAGCAGAAGGTGCTGTACGTCAACAGTGTGGACTGGTGCGCGACCTACAAGATCGGCGAAACCCGCTACGTGGAAGGCAGCCTGTACTTCGGGGGCGACGCGACCTTCGACCCGGTCAAGGACGCCCGCGGTTGGGTCCGTGCCTATGACGCGACCACCGGCAATCCGCTGTGGAGCAAGAAGATGCCCACCCCGATGATCTCGGCGGTTACGCCCACGGCGGGCGGGGTTCTCTTCACCGGCGACCAGAACGGCGATTTCGTGGCCCTTGACGCCAAGAACGGCGACACGCTGTACAAGTTCCGCACTGGCGGCGCCATCGCGGGCGGCGTGGTGACGTACACGGTGGACGGTCAGCAGTACGTGGCGGTCACGTCCGGCAACGCCTCGCGCAGCATCTGGCTCACCACCGGGTCGCCCACCATCTTCGTGTTCCAGGTTCCGAAGGAATAGGGATGCCGCGCTTCTTGCCTCCCCTCCTCACCCTCTTGATCGCCGGTTCGGCCCTGGCCTACGTGCCCGCGCTGAATGCCTCGCTCCTCCAGAGCGCCTTTGACGAGGGACAGCGCCTGGCCGAGAACCGCGACTCCGGCTATCCGCTGAAGCCCTACACCCTGTATGTCGTGGCCGATACGCTGAAACTGGAGCCGCAGAACGGCGCCGTGGATGCGGTGACCATCGGCACGCCCTACGAGCGCACCCGCTACGAGAGTTTTCTCAGCAAGTACGGGGAGGACCCGATCACCCCGCAGCAGGCCCGTCAACGCGCGGAGCTGCCCGATTACGGCGTGGACTTTATCGTGTTCGCCCACGGACTCAAGCCCGAAGACCAGAACTTCCTGAACCGATTCGGCCCGGCCCGCCTGCGGTTGGGCGGCGTCACCCTGCGTCCGGTCGCCACCACAAAGTCGGGCGCCTCAATCTCGTCGTATCCGAGGACGGTGGGCGAGCCGGGCCTGCGCTTTACCGGCACGGTCACCTACCGCTTTCAGCTTCCCAAGAACCTGACGGCGGCGAAGGGAACACTCAGCTTCACCGATCCGAGCGGCAAGGCCTTCAATATCCCGGTGAATCTGACCCTCTACCGCTGAAACAGGCGGGCTGCGGCGGCCTTCCAGTGGAGTGGAGGCCGCCGCAGGTTCTGAATGAGGTTCAGATCGAGTGGGCCAGGCAGCCCAGCAGGCTCAGGGCGTATTCGCCCATCTTGCGCGGGATGTCCACACCGGTCGTGCTAACCGAGTTCTTGAACTCCATCGTGTGGTTGATCTCGATCACAAGGAGGCCGCCCCACTCATTGCGGCGCTGCGGGTCCTCGACCAGATCGATGGCGACGATCTCACCCTGGACGGCGGCGGCGGCACGGCCTGCGAGGTCGGCGATCTCGGGGGTGACCGGGCAGTTGCTGGCCTTCGCGCCCCGCGCCGTGTTGGTGATCCAGTGTTCGGAGGTGCGGTAGATCGCGCCGATGCATTCCCCACCAACCACGAAGGCGCGGATGTCGCGCTGAGGCTTGCGGATCAGCTCCTGCATGTAGAAGACGCCGTGCTGCGGTCCGCCCAGCACCTCCTTGTGTTCGATGATCGCCTCGGCGGCATCGCGGTCATTGATGCGGCTGACCATGCGGCCCCAGGAACCGACGGTGGGCTTCAGGACGACGGGATAACCGAGTTCCTCGATTAGGGCGAGGGCGGCCTCGCCGTCGAAGGCGACGCCGGTGCGCGGCGTGGGCAGACCGGCGCGGGCCAGGGCCGCGTTCGTGGCGAGCTTGTCGCCGCACAGCTCGATGACGTGCGAGGGGTTGATCACCTGCACGCCCAGGCCCTCCAGCGCCCGCGTGACGGCGTGCCCGCGCGTCTGGCTCACGCAGCGTTCCAGCGCGACCCGCCAGGGTACCTGGGCGCGGCCCTCTTCATCGAAAGTCACGCGCAGGTGCGGCGTGTACACCTTGTCATAGGGCACGCCGAGAGCATCGAGCGCCTCGAACAGCATCTTCTCGTCGGGGCGGATTCGGTCGTAGAGGACGGCGAGTTCGGCCATAAGGGAAAGGGGTGAGGGGTGAGGCGTTAGAGGTTAGGTTGTTCCTAATACCTAACCCCTAATCCCCAACACCTCACTCGCCCCAGTCCTCCGCTTCCTGCGGGGCGAGTTCCAGGCGGGGGGGGTCCACCGACACGACCTCGTATTCCACGCCGGTCTCGTCGTCGATGACCAGTTCGCCCAGTTCGGGGTCGGTGAGTTCGATGATCGCGCCCGTCTCGGGGTTTTCAAATTGAATGATCGACATGCTTAGCTCCTTGCAAGTGACAGGCTAGCGGGCGAGAAAGATTTCAGACGTTATTGTCTAGGCGAGTCATTCCACTTCCTCGAACTCCAGTTCGATCTGGGCGCGGCAGTGGGGGCAGGGGATCAGGGTGGCGGCCACCCCGTCCTGGCCCTCTATGGTCGGCGCGTCCGCCAGCATCTCGTCGGTCACGTCGAATTCCTCACCGCAGTTGGGGCAGGTGGTCAGGACGCCCAGCAGCTCCAGCTCGAAGTCCTCGCCCGCGCCGTTGCGGGTGACTTCCATCTCGGCATTGCAGGAATCGCAGACGATTACGTCCCCCACCTCCAACTCGGCGCGGTCCTCGTCGGTGAGTTCGAGCAGCTCGGCGCAGACGGGGCAGACAATCTCCAGGGTGGCCATACGCCCAGTTTACGGGCCGCCCTCCCCTGCCGGTTCGCCGGGCTGTTCGCCGGGAAAACGTCCGTACCTCTTGAAGAAGGCCAGGATGCTGCCCTCGCGCAGAGCTTCGCGCAGGAACTCGGGCGGCGGCGGAAGCTGGACCGTGCCGCGCGCATACGTCAGCAGGCCCGTTTCCACATCCAGGCTCACCTCGTCGCCGTCCTCCAGTACCCCGGTCAGGTCCGCCTCGAAGGCGGGAATGCCCAGATTCAGCAGGTTGCGGTAGTGGATGCGGGCAAAGGAGGGCGCGATGATGCCGCCGATGCGGAGCTTCTTGAGGGCTTGCGGCGCGTACTCGCGGCTGCTGCCCAGGCCCCAGTTGCGTCCACCGATCAGCACGTCGCCGGGCTGGACCTGTGAAGCAAACTCCGGGCGGATGTAGTGGAAGGCGTAGCTTTGAAACACGTCCTCGCCCGCCATGAAGGGCGCGAACTTGCCGGGGAGGATGTCGTCGGTGTTGACGGAGTCGCCAAATTTCCAGATACGGGGCATAGTTGTTCTCCTATCGTTATATACTCAAGCCATGCCAGCCAAATATTCCAAGAAACATACAGAGCACGTGTCTGACTTTACCAGAGAATTGTTATAGGTAACTTCCAAGATTAAAAGAAATGATTCGCAGGTTTGAACATATAAATCACTCTTGCCCGTCTCAGTTTGTATCACTCGTTGTTGCGTATGACCAACGAATGTTATTTAGGCGTGTACCAACGGTTTCTAGCAGCCTTTGAGCATCTGGTGATTTACAAGGCGGCCCAGAGATTCCAAGGCGACCACCCCCTGGCTCACCTAAAAGCACCTGATACGACGCTACTGAGTCGCGCGATGACGCGAGGACTAGGCGAATAAAAAAAGGCGTCACGGTCTGGTCACTAATTAAAATGCACATACCGATGAGTTCGGCAGTTCCCAATCCAGTCTTCCGTGCGCTGGTTAAAAATACACCATCCAGACTTTCTCTTTCCCATTCTGAATAACTATGAGAAAGTAGTTGAGGAATATACAATTCCAACAGATAGCTGAGGTCTGCGGACGGTTCTACCTTGAACTCCGAATCAACAGAAGTCTCCTCCAGATAGACACTTAATTGAGAGGCGACTTTAGCCTCCAAACTTAAACTTGAAGAACTTCGGTACGTACCAGATCCGTTCATCATTTTCGGTTCTCCAGATGCTTCTCGATGCTCTTAATAAGCTGTTGCTCAGCGGACAGATGTGCGTTATGCCTATAATCTGCCCCTAGTCTCACAGTGGCGCTGATTCTCGTCTGGACACTAACGTCTGGAGGGAACACTTCCGCATCAAACGGCACCGACCGGCTGCGCCACATCCTCCGGCAAAGCAATCTTCCCCATCACCGCCGTCGCCGCCGCCACCGCGGGCGAGGCGAGGTAAATCTTGGCGTCCTTGTCGCCCATCCGCCCGATGAAGTTGCGGTTGGAGGTGGAAACGCAGACCTCGCCGGGGGCCAGCACGCCCTGGTGACGGCCCATGCAGGGACCGCAGCCGGGGGTCCCCAGCACCGCGCCCGCTTGCATCAGGGTCAGCAGGGTGCCGTCCTGCATCGCCGCCTCCATCACCTCGCTGCTGGCGGGGATGACGAGGAGGCGCGTGGCGGGGTTGACCCTCTGACCCCGCAACACCTCGGCGGCAGCGTGCAGGTCTTCCAGGCGGCCATTCGTGCAGGTGCCGATGAAAACCTGATCCACCTTCAGGCCGCGCAGTTCGGTCACGTCGTGGACGTTGTCCACTTCGCTGGGGGCACTCATGCGGGGACGCAGGGCGGAGAGGTCAAGCTCGACCTCACGGACGTAGGTTGCGCCCGGATCGGGGTACACCCAGTCGGGGATGTCGTAGCCGTAGTCCGTCAGGATTTCGCCGCCGGGCACCACCAGGCCCGCCTTCGCGCCCGCCTCCACGCACAGGTTCGCGAGCGTCATCCGTTCGCCGCGCGTGAAGCGGTCCCCGGCGTGCATCTCGATGCTCTGGTAGGTGGCGCCGTCGGCCCCCAGGACGCGGATCATTTCCAGGGCGGCGTCCTTGGCGGTCACGCCCGGCTGGAGTTCTCCGGTGAAGGTCACCTTCACGCTTTCGGGCACCCGCAGCCAGGTCTTGCCGCTGGCGGCGGCGAGGGCGATGTCGGTCGCGCCCATGCCGGTACCGAAGGCGGCGACCGCGCCGTAGGTGGTCGAGTGGCTGTCCGACCCCAGCACGATCCAGCCGGGCTGCGCGAGGCGTTCTTCCATCAGGACCTGATGGCAGATGCCGCGCCCCACGTCGAAGAGGCGCACGCCCGTCTTCGCGGCATACTCGCGGGCCTCCTTCTGCGCCTGCGCGACGCTGACGGTGGAGGCGGGGGCGACATGGTCCACGACGATGGACACGCGCCTGGGGAACTTTGGCGTGGCGGCCAGGTCTTCTTCCATCCGCTGGATGAAGCTCTGCGCGATGGAGTCCACGACCATCACCTGATCCACGTCCACAACGGCGAGGTCGCCCGCGTACACGGTCTGGCTGCCGCGCCGCGAAAGGATTTTTTCCGCCATCGTCTGTGGCCTTCCGGGAGGGCGGGGGGAGGAAATGCTCATGCCGCCATTCTCGCGTGAACCGGCAGCAGAGGTGTGAGCTTGACTGCTCAAAGGGGGAAGTCGCCTGTCATTTGATAAGTGACACAGTGCGCGGGGGAGTCCCGGCATATCCTGCCGGTATGGTGAAACTGGAAGAGACGCCGCTGCCCGGTGTGGGCGTGCGGTACGACTTTGACGGACGCTTCGGCAAGCGCGTGGGCGTGATCACGCACCGCGACGGACGGCGGGAGATTTTCGTCTCGCGGCGTGACGACCCGGACGCCTGCGCGCAGAGCATCGTGCTGAGCGACGAGGAGGCGGAGGCAGTCGCGGACCTGCTGGGCGGCAGCACCATCACCCGCCATGTCAGCAAGCTCACGCAGGATATCGAGGGGCTGGCGATGGACTGGGTGAATGTGCCGGGCACCAGCCCGTATGCCGGGCATCCCCTGGGCGACACCATGATGCGGACCCGCACCGGCGCGAGCATCGTGGCCGTGATGCGGGACGGGCAGGCCATCCCTGCCCCCGGCCCAGAGTTCCCGCTGCTCGCCGGGGATACGGTCGTCGTGGTCGGGACGCCGGGCGGCGTGGTCAGGGCCGCGAAGCTGCTCAGCGGCGAGGACTGAACCTTCCCTTGTCCGGCCGTCGCGGCGACCGGACGTTCAGACGGCTCTTTCAGATTTCTGGACTCCGCTTTCCTGTTTTCGTGCTTCTTTTTTTCGCCCCTTCTTTCTTTTTCGGAGGTTCTTTTGCCCCTGGCTCAACTGTTTCTGGAACTGGGCGCGGTGGTGCTCGCGCTGGCCTTTGTCGGCCGGGCCGCCGGACGGCTCGGGATCACGCCCATCCCGCTGTATCTGCTCGCGGGCATCGGCCTGGGCGCCTTTATGCACCTGGGCGACGCGCCCGAGGAATTCATTCACATCGGCGCGGAGATCGGCGCGGTCCTGCTGCTGTTCGCGCTGGGTCTGGAGTACACCAGCCAGGAACTGCGGGACAACCTCCAGGCGAACCGGCAGGTGGGGGTGCTGGACCTGGGGTTGAACTTCACGCCGGGGCTGCTGGCGGGGTTCCTGCTGGGCTTTCCGCCGCTGGCCGCCGTGCTGCTGGGGGGCGTGACCTACCTCAGTTCCAGCGGGATCGCCAGCAAGATTCTGGGCGACCTGGGCCGCCTGGGCAACCGCGAGACGCCGGTGATTCTGGCCGTCTGCGTGCTGGAGGACGTGGCGATGGCGGCCTATCTGCCGGTGGTCGCCGCGCTGCTGATCGGCGGGACACTCGCGGCCATCGGCGTCAATCTGCTGGTGGCGCTCGCCGCGTTTGCCGTGGCGTTCTTTCTGGCGCTGCGTTACGGGTACGTCCTGAGCGGCCTGGTGAACGCCCAGAGCAACGAGGCACTCTTGCTCAGCGTGTTCGGGCTGGTGCTGGTCGTGGCGGGGGCCGCCGATCTGCTGAAGGTGTCCGCCGCCATCGGGGCCTTTCTGGTGGGCATTGCCCTCTCCGGCGAGGTGGCCGACCGCGCACGGCACCTGATCGAGCCGCTGCGGGACCTCTTCGCCGCCGTGTTCTTCGTGTTCTTCGGGCTGCAACTGAACTTGGGGAGCGTACCGGGCGTGCTGCTTCCGGCCCTGCTGCTGACCGTGATCACCAGCGCCACCAAGTTTTTCACCGGCTGGTGGGGGGCGGCCCAGGCAGGCGTGCAGACACGCGGACGCTACCGCGCGGGCACCACCCTGATTCCGCGCGGCGAGTTCAGCATCCTGATCGCCGGGCTGGGCCTGGGCCTCGCGCCCACGCTGGGGCCGCTGGCCGCCGTGTACGTGCTGCTGACCGCGATCCTGGGGCCGGTGCTGGCCCGCTTCGACGCGCAACTCGCACCGCTGTTCGATAGAAGGTTGCGGGAGATGCGGGCGGGTTAGGGATTGGCCGCGCGGCGCAGATGACCCAGGAACGCGCGTTCCTCCTTAGGTAGCGGTCATCTCAGCGCTGCACAAAGAAAGGATCTCGTTAAGCGTAGACACCGTCAGAAAGGCGCGGGGATGAGCCGGTCCACGGCGTATCAGAACAGCCGACATTCCAGCGGCCACCGCACCCTCCACGTCATGCGAAGGCGAATCCCCTACGTACAGAGCCTCATGCGGCTCTACGCCAAGCAGGTCCAGAGTATGGTGAAAGATTTGGGGGTCCGGCTTGAAGATGCCGACCTCGCCGGAGACCACCACCACCGAGAAATACCGGTCTAGGCCACTCCATTCCAGGCGGGCCCGCTGCTCCTTGCCGTCGTAGGCATTGGTCAGGAGTCCAAGCTTGAAGTGTGGTTGCAGGGCACGCAACAGTTTCACCGCTCCCACGCTGGGAGCGCAGGAAGTTACCAACTGGTCCCGGTACACCGCCACATACTCTTCACGCCACTCCGCGCCACAGTGGGCAAACGTCGCCTGCAGGCGTTCAAGGTGCATCAGCAGGGGATTGGAGGATCCCTGCTCCACTCGCCCATGAAAGGACATGATTGCGTCCACGCTCGCCTCGATAAAGGTGTCGAGTGGCGTTTCCACTCCGGCATGCCGGTGGAGGTGTGACAGGGCCTGAAGGTCCGAAGCGACGAAATCCGTGAGGGTTCCATCGAAGTCGAACACGATAGCCCTGAAATCACCAAACGGGCGACGGGACAAAGTGGGTAGATTGTACAACCAGAGAGCACCGAACAAGAGGGCCGCCCCATTCTGAAAGCGGCTGCCTCGTGTTCAAGTAGTCAGACCGCCAGCCCCTGCGCGTGCGCACTGACCTCTTTCGCCGCGTACTGCCCCGGTG
The window above is part of the Deinococcus metallilatus genome. Proteins encoded here:
- a CDS encoding PQQ-binding-like beta-propeller repeat protein; protein product: MLSVALAVRPPTVTQAAAQAAQKPAQAGANSQTPTQTTAQTTAKTAAGNNPPFTAAQVSRGQQVYAGQCQSCHGGNLQGVSGPALAGSGFLQKWANGQHPLADLYEVISKHMPLTAPGSLTQQQYLDVTAYILSKNGYRTSNQALTTAVMSAKLNKPPTEQGNAGKGATGQAQAAQPAPTDLPKVMGTVKQASGNAPSQAELLKNVDADWMMYNGDYRGQRYSALNQITTDNAKNLQVKCVYQLGEIGSFQTGPVVYQGRMYITTPRNTYALKADTCTKLWEYDYTPKGPEPQPANRGVALYDGKLFRGTTDGHLLALDAANGKVLWDNWVADSAKGYFLSAAPIAANGLVFIGEAGADWGANGHVRAFDANTGKPVWTFDVIPTGNQPGADTWKRGAEHGGGSIWTSLTLDPPNDLLYVSIGNPAPDFNGGLRPGDNLYTDSVVVLNAKTGKLAWYAQQVPHDTHDWDTAAAPIVYDLDGGKYMAVANKGGWLYLYDRVTHKLISKQQTTTHLNSDKPVSLTGRRDCPGILGGVEWNGPALDPQQKVLYVNSVDWCATYKIGETRYVEGSLYFGGDATFDPVKDARGWVRAYDATTGNPLWSKKMPTPMISAVTPTAGGVLFTGDQNGDFVALDAKNGDTLYKFRTGGAIAGGVVTYTVDGQQYVAVTSGNASRSIWLTTGSPTIFVFQVPKE
- the lysX gene encoding lysine biosynthesis protein LysX, whose amino-acid sequence is MAELAVLYDRIRPDEKMLFEALDALGVPYDKVYTPHLRVTFDEEGRAQVPWRVALERCVSQTRGHAVTRALEGLGVQVINPSHVIELCGDKLATNAALARAGLPTPRTGVAFDGEAALALIEELGYPVVLKPTVGSWGRMVSRINDRDAAEAIIEHKEVLGGPQHGVFYMQELIRKPQRDIRAFVVGGECIGAIYRTSEHWITNTARGAKASNCPVTPEIADLAGRAAAAVQGEIVAIDLVEDPQRRNEWGGLLVIEINHTMEFKNSVSTTGVDIPRKMGEYALSLLGCLAHSI
- the lysW gene encoding lysine biosynthesis protein LysW → MSIIQFENPETGAIIELTDPELGELVIDDETGVEYEVVSVDPPRLELAPQEAEDWGE
- a CDS encoding homoaconitate hydratase (catalyzes the formation of homoisocitrate from cis-homoaconitate): MPRIWKFGDSVNTDDILPGKFAPFMAGEDVFQSYAFHYIRPEFASQVQPGDVLIGGRNWGLGSSREYAPQALKKLRIGGIIAPSFARIHYRNLLNLGIPAFEADLTGVLEDGDEVSLDVETGLLTYARGTVQLPPPPEFLREALREGSILAFFKRYGRFPGEQPGEPAGEGGP
- a CDS encoding 3-isopropylmalate dehydratase large subunit, which translates into the protein MSISSPRPPGRPQTMAEKILSRRGSQTVYAGDLAVVDVDQVMVVDSIAQSFIQRMEEDLAATPKFPRRVSIVVDHVAPASTVSVAQAQKEAREYAAKTGVRLFDVGRGICHQVLMEERLAQPGWIVLGSDSHSTTYGAVAAFGTGMGATDIALAAASGKTWLRVPESVKVTFTGELQPGVTAKDAALEMIRVLGADGATYQSIEMHAGDRFTRGERMTLANLCVEAGAKAGLVVPGGEILTDYGYDIPDWVYPDPGATYVREVELDLSALRPRMSAPSEVDNVHDVTELRGLKVDQVFIGTCTNGRLEDLHAAAEVLRGQRVNPATRLLVIPASSEVMEAAMQDGTLLTLMQAGAVLGTPGCGPCMGRHQGVLAPGEVCVSTSNRNFIGRMGDKDAKIYLASPAVAAATAVMGKIALPEDVAQPVGAV
- a CDS encoding cation:proton antiporter regulatory subunit; translation: MVKLEETPLPGVGVRYDFDGRFGKRVGVITHRDGRREIFVSRRDDPDACAQSIVLSDEEAEAVADLLGGSTITRHVSKLTQDIEGLAMDWVNVPGTSPYAGHPLGDTMMRTRTGASIVAVMRDGQAIPAPGPEFPLLAGDTVVVVGTPGGVVRAAKLLSGED
- a CDS encoding cation:proton antiporter, with amino-acid sequence MPLAQLFLELGAVVLALAFVGRAAGRLGITPIPLYLLAGIGLGAFMHLGDAPEEFIHIGAEIGAVLLLFALGLEYTSQELRDNLQANRQVGVLDLGLNFTPGLLAGFLLGFPPLAAVLLGGVTYLSSSGIASKILGDLGRLGNRETPVILAVCVLEDVAMAAYLPVVAALLIGGTLAAIGVNLLVALAAFAVAFFLALRYGYVLSGLVNAQSNEALLLSVFGLVLVVAGAADLLKVSAAIGAFLVGIALSGEVADRARHLIEPLRDLFAAVFFVFFGLQLNLGSVPGVLLPALLLTVITSATKFFTGWWGAAQAGVQTRGRYRAGTTLIPRGEFSILIAGLGLGLAPTLGPLAAVYVLLTAILGPVLARFDAQLAPLFDRRLREMRAG
- a CDS encoding HAD family hydrolase, with the protein product MFDFDGTLTDFVASDLQALSHLHRHAGVETPLDTFIEASVDAIMSFHGRVEQGSSNPLLMHLERLQATFAHCGAEWREEYVAVYRDQLVTSCAPSVGAVKLLRALQPHFKLGLLTNAYDGKEQRARLEWSGLDRYFSVVVVSGEVGIFKPDPQIFHHTLDLLGVEPHEALYVGDSPSHDVEGAVAAGMSAVLIRRGPAHPRAFLTVSTLNEILSLCSAEMTAT